Proteins encoded together in one Neobacillus sp. FSL H8-0543 window:
- a CDS encoding antibiotic biosynthesis monooxygenase, protein MILEAAMLQVKPGMEREFEETFCKASEIISAMTGYISHELQRCMEVEGKYLLLVKWESLEDHTVGFRESKDYQEWKKLLHHFYHPFPIVEHFEKVNLL, encoded by the coding sequence ATGATATTAGAAGCAGCTATGTTACAAGTAAAGCCAGGAATGGAACGAGAATTCGAAGAAACTTTTTGTAAAGCATCAGAAATTATATCCGCGATGACGGGATACATCTCACACGAACTACAGCGTTGTATGGAAGTAGAGGGTAAATATTTGCTACTGGTGAAGTGGGAAAGTTTAGAAGACCATACTGTTGGTTTTAGGGAATCGAAGGACTATCAAGAATGGAAAAAGTTATTACACCACTTTTATCATCCGTTTCCAATTGTTGAGCATTTTGAAAAAGTAAATTTATTGTAG
- a CDS encoding TIGR01777 family oxidoreductase — protein sequence MEIVIAGGSGFIGKKLTDTLLSNGHEVVILTRKIRPANGMVSYVRWLEDGANPETVIEKADAFVNLAGVSINDGRWTARHQKQIYDSRMTATDELLRIIFAMAQKPSVLINASAIGIYPASTNTIYSEDSSEIASDFLGRTVLDWEKKAKQAEGHGLRSVFMRFGVVLGNEGGALPLMSLPYKLFLGGTVGSGEQWVSWVHVTDVIQSIAFAIETSELSGPVNVTSPSPVRMKAFGKTIGSVLHRPHWLPVPSFAMKFALGQKSSLVLEGQHVLPKVLMNAGYKFSFPLLDAALEDLLK from the coding sequence TTGGAAATTGTTATTGCAGGTGGTTCTGGCTTTATCGGAAAAAAATTGACAGATACTCTTCTTAGTAATGGGCACGAAGTTGTCATCTTGACCAGAAAGATAAGACCAGCTAATGGAATGGTTTCTTATGTGAGGTGGCTTGAAGATGGTGCAAACCCAGAAACGGTGATTGAAAAGGCAGATGCATTTGTTAACTTAGCGGGAGTTTCGATAAATGATGGGCGTTGGACGGCAAGACATCAGAAACAAATTTATGACAGTCGAATGACAGCAACGGATGAATTATTAAGAATTATTTTTGCAATGGCCCAAAAACCTTCTGTCTTAATTAATGCGAGTGCAATCGGAATCTACCCTGCATCAACTAATACTATATATTCTGAGGATTCCTCTGAAATTGCTAGTGATTTTCTTGGCCGAACGGTTCTTGACTGGGAAAAGAAAGCAAAACAAGCAGAAGGACATGGCTTACGATCCGTCTTTATGAGATTTGGTGTAGTACTTGGAAATGAAGGCGGTGCCCTCCCTCTCATGAGTTTGCCGTATAAATTGTTCCTCGGTGGAACAGTTGGATCTGGTGAACAATGGGTTTCTTGGGTGCATGTAACAGATGTTATCCAATCCATTGCATTTGCTATCGAAACAAGTGAATTGAGCGGGCCAGTCAATGTCACCTCTCCTTCTCCAGTTAGAATGAAAGCTTTCGGGAAAACCATTGGCTCCGTGTTACACCGTCCGCACTGGCTGCCGGTCCCTTCCTTTGCAATGAAATTTGCGCTTGGACAAAAAAGCTCCCTCGTTCTCGAAGGACAACATGTTTTGCCGAAAGTATTAATGAATGCAGGCTATAAGTTTTCATTCCCTTTACTCGATGCTGCTTTGGAGGATTTACTAAAGTAG
- a CDS encoding aldo/keto reductase — MNFVILNNGLKMPQLGYGVWKIADDQATAAVAKALEAGYTSIDTAMLYKNEVGVGKAIKETAIPREELFITTKVWNSDHGYEDTLRAFDLSLERLGLDYVDLYLIHWPTPKYDEYVNTYKALEKLYRDGRVKAIGVCNFEIEHLERILKECDIKPVVNQIECHPYLSQMELKDFCRKHDIFVEAWSPLEQGGEVLQDDVITKIAKSHSKSPAQVILRWHLQNNTIVIPKSVTPSRIEENINVFDFELTAEEMGEINNLNRNRRRGANPNEMNTR; from the coding sequence ATGAATTTTGTTATCTTAAACAATGGCTTAAAAATGCCGCAACTCGGATATGGTGTTTGGAAGATTGCAGATGATCAAGCAACAGCAGCCGTTGCAAAAGCACTGGAAGCAGGCTACACATCAATTGATACAGCAATGCTCTATAAGAATGAAGTTGGCGTTGGAAAAGCGATTAAAGAAACAGCCATTCCTCGTGAAGAGCTATTTATTACAACTAAGGTTTGGAACAGTGACCATGGATATGAAGATACTCTCCGTGCTTTTGATCTAAGCTTAGAAAGATTAGGTCTTGATTATGTTGATTTATACTTGATTCACTGGCCAACACCAAAATATGATGAATATGTTAATACATATAAGGCGCTTGAAAAGCTTTACCGTGATGGACGTGTCAAAGCAATTGGAGTATGTAACTTTGAAATTGAACATTTGGAACGTATTTTAAAGGAATGTGATATTAAGCCTGTCGTAAACCAAATTGAATGTCATCCATACCTTTCACAAATGGAATTAAAAGATTTTTGTAGAAAACATGATATATTTGTAGAAGCTTGGAGTCCTCTTGAACAAGGAGGAGAAGTCTTACAAGACGATGTAATTACTAAGATAGCTAAATCACATAGTAAATCTCCAGCTCAAGTGATATTACGTTGGCATTTACAAAATAATACAATTGTAATTCCTAAATCTGTAACACCATCGAGAATAGAAGAAAACATTAATGTATTTGATTTTGAATTAACTGCGGAGGAAATGGGTGAAATTAACAACCTAAACCGCAACAGACGCAGAGGCGCAAATCCAAATGAAATGAATACCCGTTAA
- a CDS encoding MFS transporter gives MTHDDSKALESQSDLLQSYIDSPEKQQKLYRRTLFIVVLSQIFGGAGLAAGVTVGALLAQDMLGTNSFAGVPVALITLGSAGAALFVGRLSQRYGRRMGLSTGFLIGGFAAIGIVIAALINSILLLFATLLIYGAGAATNLQARYAGTDLANSTQRATAVSIALVSTTFGAVAGPNLVDVMGQFALGIGIPALAGPFILAAAAYILAGLVLLVFLRPDPLVVASAIAAMKKSEEGNLTNRTNENELVTNKRGIVVGATIMVLTQIVMVAIMTMTPVHMGNHGHGLEDIGLVIGFHIGAMFLPSLVTGILVDKVGRMTIAIASGATLLAAGVLAAFAPADSLLVLIIALSLLGLGWNFGLISGTALIVDSTHPSTRAKTQGSIDVLIALAGASGGALSGIVVANSSYAALSIVGGVLALLLIPVVVWSRSKQK, from the coding sequence GTGACGCATGATGATTCTAAAGCGTTAGAAAGTCAATCAGATTTGTTACAGAGTTACATAGATTCTCCAGAAAAACAGCAAAAGTTATATAGACGAACGTTGTTTATTGTTGTCCTATCTCAAATTTTCGGCGGAGCAGGTCTTGCTGCAGGGGTAACCGTTGGGGCACTGCTTGCTCAAGATATGCTGGGAACGAATAGTTTTGCTGGGGTACCCGTTGCCTTAATTACATTAGGATCCGCTGGGGCAGCACTATTTGTCGGTCGCCTATCTCAACGTTATGGTCGCCGGATGGGACTTTCAACAGGATTCCTGATTGGTGGTTTTGCCGCCATCGGAATAGTAATTGCAGCATTAATTAATAGTATTTTGCTTCTTTTCGCTACACTACTAATCTATGGTGCAGGTGCAGCTACCAATTTACAAGCTCGGTATGCAGGGACTGATTTAGCAAATTCTACCCAACGAGCAACAGCCGTTAGTATTGCATTGGTATCAACAACATTCGGTGCAGTAGCAGGGCCTAACTTAGTTGATGTAATGGGACAATTCGCTCTGGGAATTGGAATCCCAGCCCTAGCCGGTCCGTTCATTCTAGCAGCTGCAGCTTACATCCTTGCTGGTTTGGTATTACTAGTTTTCCTTCGCCCAGACCCTCTTGTTGTTGCAAGTGCAATTGCAGCAATGAAGAAAAGCGAGGAAGGTAATTTAACTAATCGAACAAATGAGAACGAACTTGTTACAAACAAACGGGGAATTGTTGTTGGTGCCACAATCATGGTGTTAACACAAATTGTGATGGTTGCAATAATGACCATGACACCTGTTCATATGGGGAATCATGGACATGGCTTAGAGGATATAGGCTTAGTTATTGGTTTTCATATCGGTGCCATGTTTTTACCATCACTTGTGACGGGTATTCTTGTTGATAAAGTTGGACGGATGACCATTGCCATTGCTTCTGGTGCTACACTGTTAGCTGCTGGGGTACTGGCTGCTTTTGCACCAGCAGATTCATTGTTAGTACTAATTATTGCTCTTTCTTTACTTGGCCTTGGCTGGAATTTTGGCTTAATAAGCGGTACTGCCCTCATTGTTGATTCAACTCACCCATCTACACGCGCAAAGACGCAAGGATCTATTGATGTCTTAATTGCTTTGGCGGGTGCATCGGGAGGGGCACTATCTGGTATAGTCGTAGCGAATTCAAGTTATGCCGCACTCTCAATTGTCGGTGGGGTCCTTGCACTATTACTTATCCCAGTTGTTGTATGGTCCCGCAGCAAACAAAAATAG
- a CDS encoding DUF6448 family protein produces MKFTMPKKIMGILIMALAIVAVIPTMASAHCDTMDGPVILDTKRAIEENNSSYILKWVLPEDEQEIKDAFELNMKVRVLGPDAQKLADDYLYNRLVRVHRAGEGAPFTGVKPEGTPMEEAIIAADKSIEAGNLSAFEGLIDEERMHGLEERFEKILATKDFDVNDVEAGREYVEAYVQFTHYAEGDQHEEGNANEHAEAVDHASEGQSDEQASAEESEVTHEKESVEVEKSSIWIPWSLAGLFLLTTVVAHFRRHKH; encoded by the coding sequence ATGAAATTTACCATGCCCAAAAAAATTATGGGGATACTGATCATGGCTTTAGCCATTGTTGCTGTCATTCCTACAATGGCCAGCGCTCATTGCGATACAATGGATGGACCCGTAATTTTAGATACTAAAAGAGCAATAGAAGAGAATAATAGCAGTTATATTCTTAAATGGGTATTACCTGAAGATGAGCAGGAAATAAAGGATGCGTTTGAGCTAAACATGAAGGTAAGGGTGCTAGGTCCCGACGCTCAGAAATTAGCTGACGATTATTTATACAATCGATTAGTAAGAGTTCACAGAGCAGGTGAAGGTGCTCCATTCACAGGTGTAAAACCTGAGGGAACACCGATGGAAGAAGCCATTATTGCTGCAGACAAGAGTATTGAAGCTGGGAACTTATCTGCCTTCGAGGGATTGATTGATGAAGAAAGAATGCATGGTTTGGAGGAAAGATTTGAAAAAATCCTTGCAACAAAAGATTTTGATGTGAATGATGTCGAAGCTGGTAGAGAATATGTGGAAGCATATGTCCAATTTACTCATTATGCTGAAGGAGATCAACATGAAGAAGGAAACGCAAATGAACATGCAGAAGCTGTTGATCATGCTTCTGAAGGGCAAAGTGATGAACAGGCCTCTGCCGAAGAAAGCGAAGTAACTCATGAAAAAGAGAGCGTGGAAGTAGAAAAGTCATCCATTTGGATTCCCTGGAGTTTAGCAGGACTATTCTTACTAACTACAGTTGTTGCTCATTTTAGAAGACATAAACATTAA
- a CDS encoding type II toxin-antitoxin system SpoIISA family toxin translates to MEANWYMIMIFFILLVGIAFSIGLYIWNREYYLKHRVAIRKIYYGVVVAISFFLWVFNVFPNVGAKLEYLVALVISVIVIDLFVFQTPDITRFMSNELKQESLVESINKNRGTFIELSEKLIKVNEMMPKSEQKWHLDEFQFTPEKYEEFVLSYLRNFASSFHLDVYSYMVESSPDENVFQGNIESAYEEIRKDHDFTLRGVGMRKKQVIKTLLEGENIEILEKEGSSVLFPYFGEYYNLLFVVTSRKSSEVTGADASLMLNMLYTFDMWLLSEEDEFLPSENESDDETEHNGENGNEE, encoded by the coding sequence TTGGAAGCAAACTGGTATATGATAATGATATTTTTCATACTTTTGGTGGGGATTGCCTTTAGTATAGGTTTGTACATATGGAATCGAGAATATTATCTGAAGCACCGTGTAGCCATAAGGAAAATATATTATGGCGTAGTTGTTGCTATATCCTTCTTTTTATGGGTATTTAACGTATTTCCGAATGTAGGAGCAAAACTAGAGTATTTGGTTGCTCTTGTTATCAGCGTTATTGTTATTGATCTATTTGTCTTTCAAACACCAGATATCACTAGATTCATGTCTAATGAGTTAAAGCAAGAGAGTTTAGTCGAAAGTATTAATAAAAACCGGGGAACGTTTATTGAATTGAGTGAAAAGCTCATCAAAGTAAACGAAATGATGCCGAAAAGCGAACAGAAGTGGCATTTGGATGAATTTCAATTTACTCCAGAAAAATATGAAGAATTTGTTCTCTCTTATTTAAGAAACTTTGCTTCATCTTTTCATCTTGATGTCTATTCCTATATGGTTGAGTCTTCTCCTGATGAAAACGTATTTCAAGGGAATATAGAGTCTGCTTATGAGGAGATTCGGAAAGACCACGATTTTACCCTAAGAGGAGTGGGAATGAGAAAAAAACAGGTCATAAAGACGCTCTTAGAGGGGGAGAATATTGAAATTCTCGAAAAGGAAGGTTCCTCTGTGTTATTTCCTTACTTCGGTGAGTATTATAACTTACTCTTTGTTGTGACCTCCAGGAAGAGTAGTGAAGTAACGGGGGCTGATGCATCCCTTATGTTAAACATGCTATATACGTTTGATATGTGGTTGCTTTCAGAAGAAGATGAGTTCTTACCTAGTGAGAATGAAAGTGATGATGAGACAGAACATAACGGAGAAAATGGAAATGAAGAATAG